The Elusimicrobiota bacterium sequence TTGAAAACAATTTTTGATCCGGAGATCCATTTGAGCATCGCGGATCTGGGGTTGATCTACGGAGTCGAGGTCGCGCCGGACGGAAAGGGGAAAGACAACGTGACAGTCCGCATGACCCTCACCACACCGGCTTGCCCCTACGGTCCCGCCCTCCTCAGCAAAGTCCACGCGGACCTGGCCGCTGTTCCCGGGGTTTCAGACGTTAAAGTGGACCTCGTGTGGATCCCGCCGTGGGATCCCCGCACCATGGCTTCCGACGAAGCCAAACTCCAAATGGGTCTTTTTGAACTGAATGACGAGGACGACGAGGACCAACCCGAACCGGCCCCCTCTTCTTCCAAATCAACAAAGTAAGGTATAATGGCGGCCTGCGGTTGCTCTTGTTGGTGCAGGACGCCGCAACTAGAAGGAATCAAAGCGGGCGTAGTTCAGTTGGTAGAACGTCTCGTTGCCAACGAGAAGGTCGTCGGTTCGAACCCGATCGCCCGCTCCATCTTTAAATAAAAGACCCCGGCCTTTTCGGCGGGGTCTTTTGTTTTATGGCATCAAGAAAAACCGAGCGGCGGGTTATTTTCCTTCGGCGCGGCGGGCGATGGTTCGCAACATGCCGCCGAAGATCCAGGCGTGGGCGGGGAAGAGCGCGTACCAATAGGCCAGCCCCCAAAGGCCCAGGGGATCGAAGATCGCGGTTTGGTGGATTTCCGAACCTCCGGGGATGGGTTTGACTTGGAATTCCAGCCAGGCGCGACCGGGGAGTTTCATTTCCGCTCGTAGACGAAGCCGTCGGCCGGGTTCGACGGCTTCCACGCGCCAATAGTCCAAGGCGTCCCCCACGCGAAGGTCTTCGGGATCCCGCCGGCCTCGCCGGGGGCCCACACCCCCCACGAGGGCGTCCATCCACCCCCGTAATTGCCAGAGCGGGTTTAGAAAATACCAGCCGTTTCGCCCACCGATCCGCCGGATCGGGACGAAGGCCTGGTCGGGGGTGGCGGAGGTTTTCGCCACCCGATGGTCCACGATTCGGCTCCCCCAGGGGGCGTCCCGCCAGGCGCGTTCGTTGGCTTGGG is a genomic window containing:
- a CDS encoding DUF59 domain-containing protein, with the protein product MSVTVEQVRGVLKTIFDPEIHLSIADLGLIYGVEVAPDGKGKDNVTVRMTLTTPACPYGPALLSKVHADLAAVPGVSDVKVDLVWIPPWDPRTMASDEAKLQMGLFELNDEDDEDQPEPAPSSSKSTK